Proteins encoded in a region of the Botrytis cinerea B05.10 chromosome 11, complete sequence genome:
- the Bcnst1 gene encoding Bcnst1 — translation MPANQRKNTSQSSYLQTPRNIATPLTKNAGKIVTTPKKSSTSDSSETSPTMAQTTTKSNGQLPTPPTNNGAPTVNRKKQKRRAKQAARAAAEQAQGSQMSGGPTSGDVKRQMQELEARFRETGLDEQYDDDEQFDPADENAYYSDEEGDAYSGSYGHDGSSTNGYAIPTTNSSKKQKKKKKSKSSQSDHSNHANHGPNGSSHNHVSLPLPLQSPPSMQRGPGISKEKIWNTSSQEERERIKEFWLSLGEDERKSLVKVEKDAVLKKMKEQQKHSCSCTVCGRKRTAIEEELEVLYDAYYEELEQYANHQGGDGPPPMMPPPRRFGAMSGLQPPNRLPPVFNGQQPSRGRIVEQLGDDEDEEGDEEYSEDDGDEDDFSEEEPEEIPRSHATDFFNFGNSLTVQGGILTVADDLLKNDGKKFIEMMEQLAERRMAREEDAKEQYANANYGHPSNGSMHPHSHGHVHNHPPPPEEDEYDDEEDDEDEYDSQEEDYDEEEMDSMTEEQRMEEGRRMFQIFAARMFEQRVLTAYKEKVAKERQQKLLEELEEESRADSQKKAKRAKDAQKKKEKLLEKKRAMAEEKARKDAEKAAEEASLREIEEKKAEAQRLKREENRKKKEAQKKADEEERVRKESEKQRRLQEQRERQAEQERKQREAKERERKEKEELRRQALEAKEIKEKEAKERKEKHEREKREKEAKVKADKEARELQKREELSAQQAAVQAAQSAAHVSRRANQVPTPKLSHALASPHIPVAIPAVPKAPTPIKLRTNSQQDNYSIPRTPSSKYQSISPNSVTPLPNSPGPIGPPGKTPIQHPLLQHPQATSPIHSALKGPPGIPQSPYAGMQPMPGGFQPGMPMVPPGFGRPHHDPMFGLQQGIGSQFRPLQIPNGGIPPFQPGFNIHHMPQGRGFPMHGPPGFPQHSPNGMGSIGQLFGAPKETPPSQTHSRNQSGSFDGLSSATQAQPIARPTPIGRPSSIVHGTRHSDNFNSGESDETSKHLGSSALLDDTDEPINIGVGARRSSAAPGNPGRQNFLPPPFGMDRSDPASMMSSFNTWGAPPNPFGSSSLPGSNGFGGGWNTSLNMNGSFGMTNYYHSQPRSVAVRLRICGACQNLQNSTQDGWLDIDAIKNEIALSTTVREEPLSERELLDICDTEGNPMNGGGTFEIRSSDGKSQIHFVSDSMSHDFRSAGAPGEIGSPISGGASRNLGPPGRAPIGGF, via the exons ATGCCCGCAAACCAACGAAAGAATACAAGCCAGTCATCATACTTGCAGACTCCTAGAAACATTGCGACCCCGTTGACAAAGAATGCTGGAAAGATCGTAACTACACCGAAGAAATCTAGTACGAGCGATTCATCTGAGACATCTCCCACCATGGCACAAACTACCACGAAATCAAATGGCCAATTGCCCACCCCTCCCACAAACAATGGCGCCCCTACAGTAAACCGcaagaagcagaaaagaaGGGCGAAACAGGCTGCCAGAGCTGCTGCGGAACAAGCACAGGGCTCTCAAATGAGTGGTGGACCAACCTCTGGAGATGTGAAGAGACAAATGCAGGAACTGGAAGCACGCTTTCGCGAAACAGGGCTAGATGAACAATATGACGACGATGAACAATTCGATCCTGCGGACGAGAATGCGTATTATAGTGACGAAGAGGGCGATGCATACTCCGGTTCATATGGTCACGACGGCTCCTCGACAAACGGTTATGCGATCCCTACAACGAACTCCAGTAAGaaacagaaaaagaaaaagaagtcgaAATCTTCGCAGTCGGACCATTCAAATCACGCAAATCACGGTCCGAATGGCTCATCGCATAATCACGTATCGCTGCCTCTTCCTTTACAGTCTCCTCCGAGCATGCAAAGAGGGCCGGGTATTTCGAAGGAGAAAATCTGGAATACATCGTCACAAGAAGAACGCGAGCGGATAAAGGAATTTTGGTTATCTCTTGGGGAAGATGAGCGCAAATCTTTAGTCAAGGTGGAAAAGGATGCTGTActcaagaaaatgaaagagcAACAAAAACATTCCTGTAGTTGCACGGTATGCGGTCGCAAACGCACTGCCATCGAAGAGGAACTGGAAGTACTTTACGATGCATACTATGAAGAGCTCGAGCAATATGCAAACCATCAAGGAGGTGATGGTCCTCCACCAATGATGCCACCCCCACGTCGATTTGGCGCCATGAGTGGCCTGCAACCTCCCAATCGTCTACCTCCCGTTTTCAATGGACAGCAACCTTCAAGGGGCAGGATAGTAGAGCAACTGGGCGATGATGAGGacgaagaaggagatgaggaaTACAGTGAAGACGATGGAGACGAAGACGATTTCAGTGAAGAAGAGCCGGAAGAAATTCCAAGAAGTCACGCCAcagatttttttaatttcgGTAATAGTCTTACAGTACAAGGGGGAATTCTTACTGTAGCAGATGATTTACTCAAAAATGACGGAAAGAAATTCATTGAAATGATGGAGCAACTAGCCGAGCGCCGCATGGCTCGAGAGGAAGATGCGAAAGAACAGTATGCTAATGCGAATTACGGACATCCTTCAAATGGTTCTATGCATCCTCATTCCCACGGACATGTCCATAATCACCCACCGCCGCCAGAAGAAGACGAGTATGACGacgaagaggatgatgaagacgaatATGATAGCCAGGAAGAGGATtacgatgaagaagaaatg GATAGCATGACTGAAGAACAGCgaatggaagaaggaagacGGATGTTCCAGATATTCGCTGCTCGGATGTTTGAGCAGAGAGTTCTGACAGCTTACAAGGAAAAAGTTGCGAAAGAGCGGCAGCAGAAGCTTCTTGAGGAACTTGAGGAAGAGAGTCGAGCAGATTCGCAAAAGAAAGCCAAGAGGGCCAAAGATGcacagaagaaaaaagaaaagttgcTTGAGAAGAAGCGCGCCATGGCCGAAGAAAAGGCTCGGAAAGACGCCGAGAAGGCAGCTGAAGAAGCTTCTCTTAGGGAAattgaggaaaagaaagcagaGGCCCAAAGATTAAAACGAGAGGAaaatcgaaagaagaaagaggcaCAAAAAAAGgctgatgaagaagagcgCGTGCGTAAAGAATCCGAAAAGCAACGCCGGCTTCAAGAGCAACGAGAACGACAGGCCGAGCAAGAACGAAAACAGCGCGAGGCCAAAGagcgagaaagaaaggagaaagaggagcTAAGGCGCCAAGCACTGGAAGCGAAggaaattaaagaaaaggaggCTAAGGAACGAAAAGAGAAGCACGAGCGAGAAAAGCGAGAAAAGGAAGCGAAAGTGAAGGCTGACAAAGAAGCGAGAGAGTTACAGAAACGCGAAGAGCTTAGTGCTCAGCAAGCTGCAGTTCAAGCTGCTCAATCTGCTGCGCATGTCTCGAGACGCGCAAACCAAGTACCTACACCTAAATTGAGTCATGCCTTAGCTTCACCTCATATTCCAGTCGCTATTCCAGCTGTACCCAAAGCACCGACTCCTATCAAGCTTCGGACAAATTCTCAGCAAGACAATTACTCAATACCTAGAACTCCTTCTAGTAAATATCAGAGTATATCACCCAATTCTGTAACCCCTCTACCAAATAGTCCAGGCCCAATAGGTCCGCCTGGAAAAACGCCGATACAGCATCCTCTCTTACAACACCCACAAGCCACTTCTCCAATACACTCTGCGCTGAAGGGTCCTCCAGGCATCCCTCAGAGTCCGTACGCTGGTATGCAACCCATGCCGGGAGGATTCCAACCAGGAATGCCAATGGTACCTCCAGGTTTCGGTCGACCACATCATGATCCAATGTTTGGACTTCAGCAGGGAATAGGTAGTCAATTTCGACCTTTACAGATTCCCAATGGTGGAATCCCCCCATTTCAACCTGGATTCAATATACATCATATGCCACAAGGCAGAGGATTTCCTATGCATGGACCACCAGGGTTTCCACAACATTCTCCGAACGGTATGGGCAGTATTGGCCAGCTTTTTGGTGCCCCAAAAGAAACACCTCCTTCGCAAACTCATTCCCGCAATCAGTCCGGCTCGTTTGATGGATTATCATCGGCAACACAAGCTCAGCCTATCGCGAGACCAACGCCAATTGGACGGCCATCTAGTATTGTTCATGGCACTCGTCATAGTGATAATTTTAATAGTGGTGAATCTGATGAAACAAGCAAACATCTTGGAAGTAGCGCTTTACTAGATGACACCGATGAGCCTATCAATATTGGAGTTGGCGCACGACGCTCTAGTGCAGCTCCTGGTAACCCCGGCAGACAGAACTTCTTACCGCCTCCATTTGGTATGGACCGCTCTGATCCAGCAAGTATGATGAGCTCTTTTAACACATGGGGTGCACCCCCAAACCCATttggatcttcttctttgcctgGATCTAACGGTTTTGGAGGAGGCTGGAATACAAGTCTCAACATGAATGGTTCTTTCGGAATGACAAATTACTATCACTCCCAACCGCGTTCCGTGGCCGTGAGATTAAGGATTTGTGGGGCTTGTCAGAACCTTCAGAATTCTACTCAAGACGGATGGTTAGATATCGATGCTATTAAGAATGAGATTGCTCTTAGTACTACTGTTAGGGAGGAGCCGCTTTCTGAACGGGAACTACTGGATATTTGTGACACTGAAGGAAATCCAATGAATGGCGGTGGCACATTTGAGATCCGTTCCTCCGACGGCAAGTCACAGATCCATTTTGTCAGCGACTCAATGTCCCATGACTTCCGTTCTGCCGGTGCGCCAGGCGAGATCGGAAGCCCTATCAGTGGAGGGGCATCTAGAAATCTAGGGCCTCCTGGCCGAGCTCCCATCGGTGGATTTTAA
- the Bcrho2 gene encoding Bcrho2 yields the protein MTQQPAQNVMRRKLVIIGDGACGKTSLLSVFTLGYFPTHYVPTVFENYVTDCRVDGKSVQLALWDTAGQEDYERLRPLAYSKAHVILIGFSIDTPDSLDNVKHKWVEEANERCPGVPIILVGLKKDLREDPVAKEEMRKKSLEFVGTKEADDIAKAIGARKYLECSSLTGDGVDDVFEAATRAALLTFEKGESNGCCVIL from the exons ATGACTCAACAGCCGGCACAAAATGTGATGCGAAG GAAATTGGTAATAATTGGAGATGGTGCTTGCGGGAAAACGTCATTACTTAGTGTATTTACACTTGGTTATTTTCCAACA CACTAT GTACCAACAGTTTTCGAAAATTATGTGACGGATTGCAGAGTCGATGGAAAATCTGTGCAATTGGCATTATGGGATACAGCAGGGCAAGAAGACTACGAGAGATTGCGCCCTCTGGCATATTCAAAAGCCCACGTTATTCTAATAGGATTTTCAATCGACACTCCGGATTCATTAGATAACGTCAAACACAAA TGGGTCGAAGAAGCAAACGAGCGGTGTCCAGGGGTTCCGATAATACTTGTTGGGCTGAAGAAGGACTTACGAGAGGATCCTGTCGCCAAAGAGGAAATGCGAAAGAAGTCTCTTGAATTTGTGGGAACGAAAGAAGCAGATGATATTGCAAAGGCCATCGGTGCAAGGAAATACTTGGAGTGTTCATCGTTGACCGGCGACGGAGTGGATGATGTCTTCGAAGCAGCCACCAGAGCCGCACTTTTGACGTTCGAAAAAGGGGAAAGTAATGGATGTTGCGTTATACTATAA